The following are from one region of the Lynx canadensis isolate LIC74 chromosome D4, mLynCan4.pri.v2, whole genome shotgun sequence genome:
- the GTF3C5 gene encoding general transcription factor 3C polypeptide 5 isoform X2, which translates to MAAADAGPGTAVPVDLRRERRMVCVEYPGVVRDVSKMLPTLGGEEGVSRIYADPTKRLELYFRPKDPYCHPVCANRFSTSSLLLRIRRKTKRPRAVPGPGAHPEVTFDIEMLGVISTVYKFQGMSDFQYLAVHTEAGGRCVSMYDKVLMLKPEKESFFHQELPLYIPPPIFSRLDTPVDYFYRPETQHREGYNNPPVSGENLIGLSRARRPHNAIFVNFEEDEVPVRPLEAAVQTWRRISTNPVDRKVEEELRKLFEIRPIWSRNAVKANISVHPDKLKVLLPFMAYYMITGPWRSLWIRYGYDPRKNPDAKIYQVLDFRIRCGMKYGYAPSDMPVKAKRSTYNYSLPITVKKMPSQLVTMHDLKQGLGPSGTGGTRKSTSNKYKLKDSVYVFREGALPPYRQMFYQLCDLNVEEYVTENHSPQRRG; encoded by the exons ATGGCGGCGGCGGACGCGGGGCCAGGGACCGCGGTCCCCGTGGACCTGCGGCGCGAGCGACGCATGGTGTGCGTGGAGTACCCAGGCGTGGTGCGCGACGTGTCCAAGATGCTGCCGACTCTGGGCGGCGAGGAGGGCGTCTCCCGG ATCTACGCAGACCCCACCAAGAGGCTGGAGCTGTACTTCCGGCCCAAGGACCCTTACTGCCACCCGGTATGCGCCAACCGCTTCAGTACCAGCAGCCTGCTGCTGCGGATCAGGAGGAAGACGAAGCGACCGAGGGCGGTGCCGGGTCCTGGGGCCCACCCCGAGGTCACATTCGACATAGAGATGCTTGGCGTCATCTCCACCGTTTATAAATTTCAAG GAATGTCCGACTTCCAGTACTTGGCTGTGCACACGGAGGCGGGCGGCAGGTGCGTGTCTATGTATGACAAAGTGCTCATGCTAAAGCCTGAGAAGGAGAGTTTCTTCCACCAGGAGCTGCCGCTCTACATCCCCCCGCCCATCTTCTCTCGGCTGGACACCCCGGTGGACTATTTCTACCGACCGGAGACACAGCACCG ggaAGGCTACAACAACCCCCCCGTCTCAGGCGAGAACCTGATCGGCCTGAGCAGGGCCCGGCGCCCCCACAATGCCATCTTCGTCAACTTTGAGGAGGACGAGGTGCCCGTGCGGCccctggaggctgcagtgcaGACGTGGAGGAGGATCTCCACCAACCCGGTGGACcggaaggtggaggaggagctgAGGAAG ctgtttGAAATCCGTCCCATCTGGTCACGTAACGCTGTCAAGGCCAACATCAGCGTCCACCCTGACAAGCTCAAGGTTCTGCTGCCCTTCATGGCCTATTACATG ATAACAGGCCCCTGGAGAAGCCTGTGGATCCGATACGGGTATGATCCCCGAAAAAACCCAGATGCCAAAATTTATCAAGTCCTTGACTTCCGAATCCGTTGTGGAATGAAATACG GTTACGCCCCGAGTGATATGCCTGTCAAGGCCAAGCGCAGCACCTACAACTACAGCCTCCCCATCACTGTCAAAAAGATGC CCAGCCAGCTCGTCACCATGCACGACCTGAAGCAGGGCCTGGGCCCGTCGGGGACAGGTGGCACGCGGAAATCGACCTCTAACAAGTACAAGCTCAAG GACTCGGTCTATGTCTTCCGGGAGGGGGCCCTGCCGCCCTATCGCCAGATGTTCTACCAGTTATGTGACCTGAATGTGGAAGAGTAC GTTACAGAGAATCATTCACCGCAACGACGGGGCTGA
- the GTF3C5 gene encoding general transcription factor 3C polypeptide 5 isoform X1, whose protein sequence is MAAADAGPGTAVPVDLRRERRMVCVEYPGVVRDVSKMLPTLGGEEGVSRIYADPTKRLELYFRPKDPYCHPVCANRFSTSSLLLRIRRKTKRPRAVPGPGAHPEVTFDIEMLGVISTVYKFQGMSDFQYLAVHTEAGGRCVSMYDKVLMLKPEKESFFHQELPLYIPPPIFSRLDTPVDYFYRPETQHREGYNNPPVSGENLIGLSRARRPHNAIFVNFEEDEVPVRPLEAAVQTWRRISTNPVDRKVEEELRKLFEIRPIWSRNAVKANISVHPDKLKVLLPFMAYYMITGPWRSLWIRYGYDPRKNPDAKIYQVLDFRIRCGMKYGYAPSDMPVKAKRSTYNYSLPITVKKMPSQLVTMHDLKQGLGPSGTGGTRKSTSNKYKLKDSVYVFREGALPPYRQMFYQLCDLNVEELQRIIHRNDGAENCCTERDGWCLPKTSDNLRDTMSLMIRQTIRSKRPALFSSPTKADGGKEQLTYESGEDEDEEEEEEDFKPSDGSENEMETEILDYV, encoded by the exons ATGGCGGCGGCGGACGCGGGGCCAGGGACCGCGGTCCCCGTGGACCTGCGGCGCGAGCGACGCATGGTGTGCGTGGAGTACCCAGGCGTGGTGCGCGACGTGTCCAAGATGCTGCCGACTCTGGGCGGCGAGGAGGGCGTCTCCCGG ATCTACGCAGACCCCACCAAGAGGCTGGAGCTGTACTTCCGGCCCAAGGACCCTTACTGCCACCCGGTATGCGCCAACCGCTTCAGTACCAGCAGCCTGCTGCTGCGGATCAGGAGGAAGACGAAGCGACCGAGGGCGGTGCCGGGTCCTGGGGCCCACCCCGAGGTCACATTCGACATAGAGATGCTTGGCGTCATCTCCACCGTTTATAAATTTCAAG GAATGTCCGACTTCCAGTACTTGGCTGTGCACACGGAGGCGGGCGGCAGGTGCGTGTCTATGTATGACAAAGTGCTCATGCTAAAGCCTGAGAAGGAGAGTTTCTTCCACCAGGAGCTGCCGCTCTACATCCCCCCGCCCATCTTCTCTCGGCTGGACACCCCGGTGGACTATTTCTACCGACCGGAGACACAGCACCG ggaAGGCTACAACAACCCCCCCGTCTCAGGCGAGAACCTGATCGGCCTGAGCAGGGCCCGGCGCCCCCACAATGCCATCTTCGTCAACTTTGAGGAGGACGAGGTGCCCGTGCGGCccctggaggctgcagtgcaGACGTGGAGGAGGATCTCCACCAACCCGGTGGACcggaaggtggaggaggagctgAGGAAG ctgtttGAAATCCGTCCCATCTGGTCACGTAACGCTGTCAAGGCCAACATCAGCGTCCACCCTGACAAGCTCAAGGTTCTGCTGCCCTTCATGGCCTATTACATG ATAACAGGCCCCTGGAGAAGCCTGTGGATCCGATACGGGTATGATCCCCGAAAAAACCCAGATGCCAAAATTTATCAAGTCCTTGACTTCCGAATCCGTTGTGGAATGAAATACG GTTACGCCCCGAGTGATATGCCTGTCAAGGCCAAGCGCAGCACCTACAACTACAGCCTCCCCATCACTGTCAAAAAGATGC CCAGCCAGCTCGTCACCATGCACGACCTGAAGCAGGGCCTGGGCCCGTCGGGGACAGGTGGCACGCGGAAATCGACCTCTAACAAGTACAAGCTCAAG GACTCGGTCTATGTCTTCCGGGAGGGGGCCCTGCCGCCCTATCGCCAGATGTTCTACCAGTTATGTGACCTGAATGTGGAAGA GTTACAGAGAATCATTCACCGCAACGACGGGGCTGAGAACTGCTGCACAGAGCGAGATGGCTGGTGCCTCCCCAAGACCAGTGACAACCTGAGGGACACCATGTCCCTCATGATCCGGCAGACCATCCGCTCCAAGAGGCCTG CTCTCTTCTCCAGCCCGACCAAGGCTGATGGCGGGAAAGAACAGCTGACGTACGAGTCTGGGGAAgacgaggacgaggaggaggaggaggaggacttCAAGCCATCCGACGGCAGTGAGAACGAGATGGAGACCGAGATTCTGGACTACGTGTGA